From the genome of Elusimicrobiota bacterium, one region includes:
- the purE gene encoding 5-(carboxyamino)imidazole ribonucleotide mutase: MSKIAIIMGSDSDLGIMREAALTLESFSVECEVNVLSAHRTHAALQNYVKAAVKKGVKIFISGAGGAAHLPGVIAAMTELPVIGVPIKSAALDGLDAILSIIQMPSGIPVAAVGVNGAKNAALLAVSMLALSDRKLAVKLSSYRKKMRVEILKKNSRLRKIGHKKYLSR; the protein is encoded by the coding sequence ATGTCAAAAATAGCCATAATAATGGGGAGCGATTCCGACCTGGGGATCATGCGGGAAGCGGCGCTTACGCTTGAATCTTTCTCTGTTGAATGCGAAGTGAACGTTCTCTCGGCCCACCGAACCCATGCCGCGCTGCAAAACTACGTTAAAGCCGCCGTAAAAAAAGGCGTAAAGATATTTATCTCCGGAGCGGGGGGGGCCGCCCACCTGCCGGGGGTAATAGCCGCCATGACCGAACTGCCGGTTATAGGCGTGCCCATAAAAAGCGCCGCCCTGGACGGGTTGGACGCCATACTCTCCATCATCCAGATGCCCTCAGGCATCCCCGTGGCCGCCGTGGGAGTAAATGGCGCAAAAAACGCCGCATTGCTGGCCGTTTCCATGCTTGCCTTAAGCGACAGAAAACTTGCCGTAAAACTTTCCAGCTACCGCAAAAAAATGCGCGTGGAAATTCTTAAAAAGAACTCCAGGCTCCGGAAAATCGGCCACAAAAAATATCTCAGCAGGTAA
- a CDS encoding L-threonylcarbamoyladenylate synthase gives MKIVKATPANIRKAAAIIRRGGVAAFPTETVYGLGADGLNPQACARIFEIKKRPRFDPLILHAASLGQAKKLFLKIPKPALKLMKKFWPGPLTLVLPKNDIVPDIVTSGLPTVAVRVPAHPVALKLIKLSGRPIAAPSANLFGRLSPTTATHVKNHLGNSPDIILDGGKTSVGVESTILTFIKNRPVLLRAGGITVEEIEKTVGKLVSRPKGAKRITAPGGLKKHYAPVVKLKLVNTEAEAIPGQYSAYLAFSKMPLGKYKKAAVLSASGDLREAAANLFKCLHSLEQKGVRVIYAERVPKHGLGLAIMERLRRAQH, from the coding sequence ATGAAAATAGTAAAAGCCACGCCGGCGAATATTAGAAAAGCCGCGGCCATAATACGCCGCGGCGGGGTGGCGGCTTTCCCCACGGAAACTGTTTACGGACTGGGGGCTGACGGACTGAACCCGCAAGCCTGCGCGCGGATCTTTGAAATTAAAAAAAGGCCCCGTTTTGATCCCCTTATACTGCATGCGGCCTCGCTTGGACAGGCAAAAAAACTTTTTTTAAAAATACCGAAACCGGCCCTTAAACTGATGAAAAAGTTCTGGCCGGGCCCGCTGACTTTGGTTTTACCGAAGAACGACATCGTGCCCGACATTGTAACTTCCGGCCTTCCCACCGTAGCGGTGCGCGTACCGGCGCACCCCGTGGCACTAAAACTTATAAAACTCTCAGGCCGGCCTATAGCCGCCCCAAGCGCGAATCTTTTCGGGCGGCTCAGCCCCACAACCGCCACCCATGTAAAGAATCATCTTGGGAACAGCCCTGATATTATTCTGGACGGGGGGAAAACCAGCGTGGGAGTGGAATCCACCATCCTAACTTTTATAAAAAACAGGCCGGTGCTGCTGCGGGCCGGAGGAATTACCGTTGAAGAGATAGAGAAGACGGTAGGAAAACTGGTTTCCCGGCCTAAAGGTGCGAAAAGAATAACCGCGCCCGGCGGGCTTAAAAAACATTATGCCCCGGTCGTAAAGCTTAAACTGGTAAATACCGAAGCCGAGGCAATACCCGGCCAGTATTCGGCTTACCTTGCATTCTCAAAAATGCCGCTTGGAAAATATAAAAAAGCGGCGGTGCTTTCCGCCAGCGGCGACCTGCGTGAGGCCGCGGCCAATCTGTTTAAATGCCTTCATTCGCTTGAACAAAAGGGCGTAAGAGTCATTTACGCGGAGCGCGTGCCTAAGCATGGCCTGGGGCTCGCCATAATGGAAAGGCTCAGGAGAGCTCAGCATTAG
- a CDS encoding iron-containing alcohol dehydrogenase has translation MKNFTFYNPVKIIFGKGTIEKIGAEAAGYGKKALLVYGKGSIKKNGVYSAVTDSLKASGVAFAEHEGVKSNPVLSHAREGIKKTRENKCDVIIAAGGGSVIDESKTIAAGALYAGDVWDFFTGKAGVKNAMPLLTVLTIPATGSEMNSGFVLTNEGTKEKFASGSAMSFPKVSIMDPLVTVTLPKAQTANGAVDALAHIVEGYFTTKDKDAAITDELVHAIARSVIASTDRILENPGDYNARASMMWSATLALNGLQALGYGGGSFINHAIEHSLSALYDIAHGAGLAIVMPAWFKYDLKTSGPERLAKFGKAVFGIAAASDAEAAEMTIAAFEKWFSKIGAPLKLSEVKIPAADIPKIAENAMGLINMWEIDCDRKSVEEILRKAA, from the coding sequence ATGAAAAATTTCACTTTTTATAATCCGGTAAAAATAATTTTCGGAAAAGGAACGATTGAAAAAATCGGAGCCGAGGCCGCCGGCTACGGCAAAAAGGCCCTGCTTGTTTACGGAAAGGGCAGCATAAAAAAGAACGGCGTTTACTCCGCCGTAACGGACAGTCTTAAGGCATCGGGCGTGGCTTTTGCGGAGCATGAAGGAGTAAAATCCAACCCGGTCCTTTCTCACGCCCGCGAAGGCATAAAAAAAACCAGAGAGAATAAATGCGATGTCATCATAGCGGCGGGCGGCGGCAGCGTGATAGACGAGTCAAAAACCATAGCGGCCGGCGCCTTATACGCGGGCGATGTCTGGGATTTTTTTACCGGCAAAGCGGGAGTTAAAAACGCGATGCCGCTGCTGACAGTTCTGACCATTCCGGCCACGGGCTCGGAGATGAACTCGGGTTTCGTATTGACAAACGAGGGCACAAAAGAAAAATTCGCATCCGGCTCGGCCATGTCTTTCCCCAAGGTCTCGATAATGGACCCGCTCGTCACCGTTACCCTCCCTAAAGCGCAGACGGCCAACGGCGCGGTGGACGCTTTGGCTCATATCGTTGAGGGCTATTTCACCACTAAAGATAAAGACGCCGCGATAACCGACGAACTGGTGCACGCCATTGCCCGCTCGGTCATCGCAAGCACGGACCGGATACTCGAAAACCCCGGGGATTATAACGCCCGGGCCTCCATGATGTGGTCGGCCACGCTCGCCCTGAACGGTTTGCAGGCCCTGGGCTACGGCGGGGGAAGCTTCATAAATCACGCGATAGAACATTCACTGAGCGCCTTGTACGATATCGCGCACGGAGCGGGGCTGGCCATAGTTATGCCGGCCTGGTTTAAATATGACCTGAAAACTTCGGGGCCGGAGCGCCTTGCTAAATTCGGCAAAGCGGTATTCGGCATTGCCGCGGCTTCGGACGCGGAAGCGGCGGAAATGACGATAGCCGCTTTTGAAAAATGGTTTTCCAAAATAGGCGCTCCGCTGAAACTTTCGGAAGTGAAAATACCGGCTGCGGACATCCCGAAAATAGCGGAAAACGCCATGGGACTTATAAACATGTGGGAAATAGACTGCGACCGGAAGTCTGTTGAGGAGATACTCCGCAAGGCGGCGTAA
- the lnt gene encoding apolipoprotein N-acyltransferase yields MNKINPPVRWLLAGLSGALLVFSFPPFALWPLAWVALCPLLLAVLDCPDAKSAANLGAFTGLVFYATSLHWLVNIFGPVAAAFWCVFSLWLALHAALLWKIWNGKIAGGNASLKDFLFIAAAGALWAGLEYFRCEVWWLECAWLALGYSQTPALPILQTASLIGIYGLSALIISVNAALCLLIKERRAAPAVSLILLLFLLALWGWRRVCILPIEWGGKLSVALVQNESFNLASLSKYSLTPEAKKADLLIWPEYSFVVQPGQEDQYLALLLKILKGSHAVKMIGAGVFPEDDNSKSRMRDFAWFISPEGKTLGFYDKLHPIPYVEKRLLPGDKGLIPNPSPGPVATPLGKLGPQICYDLDFEDGSRKMAAQGAQILAVNSLDPAAWGKWQHLQHSAMAPARAVESGLWVVRAASSGSSQIIDPLGDIRAALPPAGPGILTGTAYLTIPGTFYSSYGWLFARFCLFAALSAILIYWRPFKK; encoded by the coding sequence ATGAATAAAATCAACCCGCCTGTCCGCTGGCTTCTCGCCGGGCTTTCCGGAGCTCTGCTGGTATTTTCTTTCCCGCCTTTCGCCTTATGGCCGCTGGCCTGGGTCGCGTTATGCCCGCTGCTTCTGGCCGTTCTGGACTGCCCCGACGCCAAAAGCGCCGCCAACTTGGGGGCATTTACGGGCCTCGTCTTTTACGCGACCTCCCTGCATTGGCTGGTAAACATATTCGGGCCGGTGGCCGCCGCTTTCTGGTGTGTTTTCTCCCTCTGGCTCGCTCTCCACGCAGCATTGCTCTGGAAGATATGGAACGGCAAAATAGCGGGCGGGAATGCCTCGCTTAAAGATTTTCTCTTTATAGCGGCGGCAGGCGCCCTCTGGGCCGGGCTTGAATATTTCAGGTGTGAAGTGTGGTGGCTGGAATGCGCCTGGCTGGCTTTGGGCTACAGCCAGACGCCGGCGCTGCCGATCCTGCAAACCGCAAGCCTTATCGGTATATACGGTCTTTCCGCGCTGATAATCTCGGTCAACGCCGCCCTGTGCCTGCTGATAAAAGAACGGCGCGCCGCTCCGGCTGTTTCACTTATCCTGCTTTTATTCCTTCTTGCGCTCTGGGGCTGGCGCCGCGTCTGCATCCTGCCGATAGAATGGGGCGGGAAATTATCAGTGGCTTTGGTGCAGAACGAAAGCTTTAATCTGGCAAGTCTTTCTAAATACAGCTTAACCCCTGAAGCAAAAAAAGCGGATTTGCTGATATGGCCGGAATATTCATTCGTGGTGCAGCCGGGCCAGGAAGATCAATATCTCGCTTTACTTTTAAAGATCCTTAAAGGCTCCCACGCCGTAAAAATGATAGGGGCGGGCGTGTTTCCGGAGGACGATAATTCAAAGAGCCGGATGAGAGATTTCGCCTGGTTCATATCTCCCGAAGGGAAAACCCTCGGCTTCTACGACAAGCTTCATCCCATTCCCTATGTTGAAAAGCGCCTCCTACCGGGCGACAAAGGCCTGATTCCGAATCCTTCCCCCGGGCCTGTCGCCACACCGCTGGGGAAACTGGGTCCGCAGATATGCTACGACCTTGACTTCGAGGACGGCTCCCGCAAAATGGCGGCGCAAGGAGCGCAGATACTGGCCGTGAACAGCCTGGACCCGGCCGCCTGGGGGAAATGGCAGCACCTCCAGCATTCAGCCATGGCGCCGGCAAGAGCGGTGGAATCGGGGTTATGGGTTGTCAGGGCCGCGTCTTCCGGCTCCTCGCAGATAATAGACCCGCTGGGAGATATAAGAGCCGCCCTGCCGCCGGCAGGTCCCGGCATTCTTACAGGAACGGCATATCTCACAATACCGGGAACTTTTTACTCGAGCTACGGCTGGCTTTTCGCCCGCTTCTGCCTTTTTGCGGCGCTGTCAGCCATACTGATATACTGGCGGCCATTTAAAAAATGA
- a CDS encoding cyclic nucleotide-binding domain-containing protein encodes MEKRKIVYGDLEMLSRTLCVAAPELEKTLRSLAVCIYEPGDVIVKEGTVGTDVYVVRHGKVSVRHSRWFVLSKEVAELRPGDLFGEIGFLMPTTRTASIVAKGHCEVCCMVLNEFKELLTRHSDLRFKVEEMARRRLYSLSSALQS; translated from the coding sequence ATGGAAAAACGAAAAATAGTCTATGGGGACCTGGAAATGCTCTCCAGAACGTTATGCGTAGCCGCGCCGGAACTTGAAAAGACGCTGCGCTCGCTGGCGGTCTGCATATACGAGCCCGGAGACGTTATCGTTAAGGAAGGGACGGTCGGGACCGATGTTTATGTCGTGCGCCATGGCAAGGTGTCGGTGCGGCATTCGCGCTGGTTCGTTTTATCTAAAGAAGTGGCGGAACTAAGGCCCGGAGACCTTTTCGGGGAGATAGGTTTCCTTATGCCGACGACCCGTACGGCGTCCATTGTGGCGAAGGGGCATTGTGAAGTGTGCTGTATGGTTTTAAACGAATTCAAAGAGCTGCTGACCCGCCATTCCGATCTCCGGTTCAAAGTTGAGGAGATGGCCCGCCGGCGCCTGTATTCGCTGTCCTCGGCGCTGCAATCTTGA
- a CDS encoding Bax inhibitor-1/YccA family protein: MENTLVLSQAEAETRTFINHVYSWMTAGLAVTGAVAWYMAANPAMMISLVKIRFLFFGLLIAELILVAYLAIWLKAMSAFTASAVFVAYAVLNGVTISIIFLVYTASSIASTFFVTAGTFGLMSLYGYTTKTDLTTVGNLCFMGLVGIIMASLVNFFLHNAAVYWITTYLGILVFVGLTAYDTQKIKNLNIIGNEGTDEDKKEAISGALTLYLDFINLFLSLLRATGKRR; encoded by the coding sequence ATGGAAAACACATTGGTTCTAAGCCAGGCGGAGGCGGAAACCCGCACTTTCATAAACCATGTATATAGCTGGATGACAGCGGGACTCGCCGTAACGGGAGCGGTTGCCTGGTATATGGCGGCAAATCCCGCAATGATGATCAGTCTTGTAAAGATCCGTTTTCTTTTCTTCGGCCTGCTGATAGCCGAACTTATCCTGGTGGCCTATCTGGCTATATGGCTCAAAGCCATGTCCGCATTCACCGCGTCCGCCGTTTTTGTGGCTTATGCGGTGCTGAACGGCGTAACCATCTCCATAATTTTTCTGGTATACACTGCCTCCTCCATCGCTTCCACATTTTTTGTCACCGCCGGGACCTTCGGGCTAATGAGCTTGTACGGGTATACCACAAAAACCGACCTTACGACTGTGGGAAATCTCTGCTTCATGGGCCTCGTCGGAATAATTATGGCCTCGCTTGTGAATTTTTTCCTGCACAATGCCGCCGTCTACTGGATCACCACATATCTCGGTATTCTGGTTTTTGTGGGACTGACCGCTTATGATACTCAGAAAATAAAAAACCTTAATATCATAGGCAATGAAGGAACGGATGAAGATAAGAAAGAGGCGATTTCCGGGGCGTTAACGCTGTATCTTGATTTTATAAATCTCTTCCTGAGCCTGCTGCGGGCTACGGGCAAGAGGCGTTAG
- a CDS encoding YihY/virulence factor BrkB family protein: protein MTEKEKSRKLSLTVLISRVWQGLGNNYCFDMAAELGFYFLYSLFPFLIFLGAVAGYFPIASNPEKILRLMKEFLPDYLFTMAGPAVLDLLFKPRKLLAAGTLILAFWSASSAVSALMAALNRIHCVQERRSYWRTKGISLLLTTALIGVILTAVMALVMGPIVRNWLIAEIGFPVGLRVLFGAFRWAIWVTVIFLVLALVFSFGPNIKRPFKLFSYGAFVTLVGQFVFSELFRIYLHSTGPYNLFYGAAGGIIGLMTWLYIMGFMILAGAQVNHELGEQN, encoded by the coding sequence ATGACCGAAAAAGAAAAAAGCCGGAAACTGAGCCTTACCGTCCTTATTTCCAGGGTCTGGCAGGGCCTGGGAAATAATTATTGCTTCGACATGGCGGCGGAGCTTGGTTTTTATTTTCTTTATTCCCTTTTTCCCTTCCTGATTTTTCTGGGCGCGGTGGCGGGCTATTTTCCGATAGCTTCCAACCCGGAAAAAATTCTCCGCCTCATGAAGGAATTCTTACCCGACTATCTCTTTACCATGGCGGGACCGGCCGTCCTTGACCTTCTTTTTAAACCCAGAAAACTGCTGGCAGCCGGGACCCTTATATTGGCGTTCTGGTCGGCGTCTTCCGCCGTCTCGGCCCTGATGGCCGCGCTCAACAGGATACATTGCGTCCAGGAACGGCGCTCGTATTGGAGAACCAAGGGAATTTCCCTCCTGCTCACCACCGCTCTCATCGGAGTCATCCTGACAGCGGTTATGGCGCTGGTGATGGGGCCCATCGTCAGGAACTGGCTTATAGCCGAGATCGGTTTTCCGGTCGGATTGAGGGTTCTTTTCGGGGCGTTCCGCTGGGCCATTTGGGTTACCGTGATCTTTCTTGTGTTGGCGCTGGTTTTCAGTTTCGGGCCTAATATTAAACGCCCTTTCAAGTTATTCAGCTATGGGGCTTTCGTCACCCTTGTCGGGCAGTTCGTTTTTTCCGAGCTTTTCCGTATTTATCTCCATAGCACGGGACCCTATAATCTGTTTTACGGCGCCGCGGGGGGCATAATAGGCCTCATGACCTGGCTGTACATAATGGGCTTTATGATATTGGCCGGAGCGCAGGTCAACCACGAACTGGGAGAGCAGAACTGA
- a CDS encoding acetate--CoA ligase family protein, which yields MKKFSGIEKILGQAGSEGRAALTETEVYEVLKIAGLAAPQYILYPAAALEPAAAALDACSRLSGDRLVLKLVSSKTLHKTESGGVKIILKDKEAAAQALRSMKTAFSDAEGFMASEFAEHSAFSLGEELMLGARSDDAFGPVITLGVGGTNAEDLTRSLKEGLSPSIIPAELALSSQSWREFLAGSWVWRYSSGAVRGGKRLAGDDEIIKWLETFAAIMRHFRDGGASKWAISEFEVNPLAVTKGGLVALDGVLRFKAAKNNFRRLPSKKGIAGLLKPASVAVVGVSEKKMNMARIILNNISKAGFPKEHTYIIKEGVAQIDGVRCIPSPSLLPEIVDMYVVAVPSSEVPRVISEAGDSRKVHGVVLISGGMGEKAGSEHIGRGVSAAIERARENNPDFVLSGGNSLGLVLNEAKINILFIPEYKMAYPIGINPHTAATAFVSQSGAFVISAESCMPWLKPAYSITVGNQQDITVADYLDTLADEKDLNVLLVYIEGFKPGDGLALAKIIEKARRNGKQVVLYKAGRTAVGQKAVMGHTASIAGDYLVTKLILEHAGALVAETFDDFNDYALLACHFAGLEIKNRNTFFVSNAGFETAGMADSVKSGISAALNDEGLKAELEKVLADFKLDSIVDVKNPMDITPMASDRAIGETINKALASPEFGGAVVSMVPLTAAMDTLPKGENHPDDMERSFLKDAAAAAKSLRKPLLFCVAAGTLYEPYCAYALELGIPVFRSADRAVEIYREYLEYALKA from the coding sequence ATGAAAAAATTTTCCGGGATAGAAAAAATACTCGGTCAAGCGGGAAGCGAGGGCCGCGCGGCTCTTACTGAAACGGAAGTTTACGAGGTCCTGAAAATAGCGGGCCTTGCCGCGCCGCAATACATACTTTATCCAGCCGCGGCGCTTGAGCCGGCGGCTGCGGCGCTTGATGCCTGCTCCAGGCTTTCGGGCGATAGGCTGGTCCTTAAACTGGTTTCTTCAAAAACTCTCCATAAAACTGAGTCCGGGGGCGTGAAGATAATCCTGAAAGATAAAGAAGCCGCGGCGCAGGCTCTGCGCTCAATGAAAACCGCCTTCTCCGACGCCGAGGGGTTTATGGCGTCCGAGTTCGCCGAGCATTCCGCTTTTTCCCTGGGCGAGGAATTGATGCTTGGGGCTCGCTCCGACGACGCTTTCGGCCCGGTTATTACCCTCGGGGTCGGCGGCACCAACGCCGAAGATCTCACCCGCTCGCTTAAGGAAGGGCTTTCCCCCTCCATCATTCCCGCGGAACTGGCCCTCAGCAGCCAAAGCTGGCGTGAGTTCCTTGCCGGTTCGTGGGTTTGGCGTTACAGCTCCGGCGCGGTACGCGGCGGCAAAAGGCTTGCCGGGGACGATGAGATCATCAAATGGCTTGAAACTTTCGCGGCTATAATGCGCCATTTCCGCGACGGCGGCGCCTCCAAATGGGCCATATCGGAATTTGAGGTGAACCCGCTTGCCGTTACGAAGGGCGGGCTTGTGGCGCTTGACGGTGTGCTTCGCTTCAAGGCGGCCAAAAACAATTTCCGCCGGCTTCCTTCAAAAAAAGGCATAGCCGGGCTTTTAAAACCGGCCAGCGTCGCCGTGGTCGGAGTGAGCGAAAAGAAAATGAATATGGCCCGCATTATCCTTAATAATATTTCTAAAGCCGGGTTCCCCAAAGAGCACACTTACATTATAAAGGAAGGCGTCGCGCAGATAGACGGGGTCAGATGTATTCCTTCCCCCTCCCTTTTGCCTGAAATCGTGGATATGTATGTGGTGGCCGTTCCCTCGTCCGAGGTTCCGCGTGTGATCTCCGAGGCGGGCGACTCGCGCAAAGTGCACGGCGTGGTGCTTATTTCCGGCGGCATGGGCGAAAAGGCAGGTTCCGAGCATATAGGCCGCGGCGTAAGCGCGGCTATCGAGCGGGCCCGTGAAAATAATCCCGATTTTGTGCTCTCGGGGGGCAATTCGCTGGGCCTTGTGCTGAATGAAGCTAAGATAAACATCCTTTTTATTCCGGAATACAAAATGGCGTACCCTATCGGAATAAACCCGCACACGGCGGCAACCGCCTTTGTCAGTCAGAGCGGGGCTTTTGTGATTTCGGCGGAAAGCTGTATGCCCTGGCTTAAACCGGCGTACAGTATAACCGTGGGCAACCAGCAGGACATAACCGTGGCGGATTACCTCGATACGCTGGCCGACGAGAAAGACCTTAATGTGCTTTTGGTTTACATTGAGGGCTTTAAACCCGGCGACGGCCTGGCTCTGGCCAAAATTATCGAGAAAGCCCGCAGGAACGGCAAGCAGGTGGTGCTTTACAAGGCCGGCCGTACGGCTGTGGGACAGAAGGCCGTAATGGGCCATACGGCTTCGATCGCCGGCGATTATCTGGTTACAAAACTGATACTGGAACATGCCGGCGCGCTGGTGGCCGAGACTTTTGACGACTTTAACGACTACGCCCTGCTTGCCTGCCATTTCGCGGGTCTTGAAATCAAGAACCGGAACACGTTTTTTGTCAGCAACGCGGGTTTCGAGACGGCCGGTATGGCCGACAGCGTTAAATCCGGCATTTCCGCCGCTCTGAACGACGAGGGGCTGAAAGCGGAGCTGGAAAAAGTTCTTGCGGATTTTAAACTGGACTCTATCGTGGACGTTAAAAATCCGATGGATATAACTCCGATGGCTTCGGACAGGGCGATAGGCGAAACAATAAATAAAGCGCTTGCCTCCCCGGAATTCGGCGGGGCGGTGGTATCCATGGTGCCGCTTACGGCGGCCATGGACACTTTGCCGAAGGGCGAAAACCACCCCGATGACATGGAACGCTCTTTTCTGAAGGACGCCGCTGCCGCGGCTAAAAGTTTAAGGAAGCCTCTGCTTTTCTGCGTGGCTGCTGGCACGCTTTACGAACCCTATTGCGCTTACGCGCTGGAGCTGGGCATCCCGGTATTCCGTTCAGCCGACCGCGCCGTGGAAATTTACCGGGAATATCTGGAATACGCGCTGAAAGCTTGA
- a CDS encoding PfkB family carbohydrate kinase yields MNVLILNLNLAVDKTVLAGRLERGRIYRFSETLTAPGGKGVNVARALLAWGLRPKVTGFISGLNGLWIERALKAEGLGAFLVRHKSGESRVCLSVVDSRGLSTDFNEEGPAVPARAQADFLRRLAAMAGGFKVLAVCGRVSAGLKKGFYAKIVRMGKARGCFTVFDASGWVLKEGLAAGADAVKINRYEFEELSGRGFSARGLSAFFKKYEKNGLKALIVTDRANPSFAVSPFGLWRIAPPKLAGLKSPVGAGDSFLAGFLAGFMNGFYFERTLKLAAGFAASDCLSLGSGVIDRREALAFAQKAAVKKIL; encoded by the coding sequence ATGAATGTACTTATATTGAACCTTAATCTGGCCGTTGACAAAACCGTTCTGGCCGGCCGCCTTGAAAGGGGCCGTATTTACCGCTTCAGTGAAACGCTTACCGCGCCGGGCGGCAAAGGCGTTAATGTGGCCAGAGCGCTGCTGGCGTGGGGCTTGCGCCCTAAAGTAACTGGCTTCATAAGCGGCCTTAACGGTTTATGGATAGAACGGGCCCTGAAGGCCGAGGGACTTGGCGCTTTTCTGGTAAGGCACAAAAGCGGAGAATCGCGCGTTTGTCTTTCAGTTGTCGACTCAAGGGGGCTTTCCACGGATTTTAATGAGGAGGGGCCGGCCGTGCCGGCCCGGGCGCAGGCTGATTTTCTGCGGCGTCTGGCGGCCATGGCCGGCGGCTTCAAGGTTCTTGCGGTATGCGGCAGAGTTTCAGCCGGGCTTAAAAAAGGTTTTTATGCGAAAATCGTGCGCATGGGCAAAGCCCGCGGCTGTTTTACCGTTTTTGACGCCAGCGGCTGGGTTCTGAAAGAGGGGCTGGCCGCGGGCGCCGACGCCGTAAAAATAAATCGTTATGAATTTGAGGAACTTTCTGGCCGCGGGTTTTCCGCGCGCGGCCTTTCGGCTTTTTTTAAGAAATACGAGAAAAACGGGCTTAAGGCGCTTATTGTGACCGACCGCGCAAACCCCTCGTTCGCTGTCTCACCCTTCGGTCTGTGGCGGATAGCCCCGCCTAAACTTGCGGGGCTTAAAAGCCCGGTAGGCGCCGGAGATTCTTTCCTGGCCGGCTTCCTGGCGGGATTCATGAATGGTTTTTATTTTGAAAGGACGCTTAAACTTGCAGCAGGCTTCGCGGCTTCGGACTGCCTTAGCCTGGGCTCCGGAGTTATAGATCGGCGTGAGGCCCTCGCCTTCGCGCAAAAGGCCGCGGTAAAGAAGATACTGTAG
- a CDS encoding divalent-cation tolerance protein CutA — translation MPTPYDICFVTVSDEKTASIITDELIKEKLAACVSAVPGLSSTYRWQGKIEHTQEILLIIKTRKVLREDIIQAVRRKHAYSVPETVFLNIDEGNKEYLDWLGANTLFTSNISKDRPELNEI, via the coding sequence ATGCCAACACCTTACGATATCTGTTTTGTGACCGTGAGTGACGAAAAGACCGCCTCTATAATAACCGACGAGCTTATAAAAGAGAAACTCGCCGCCTGCGTTTCCGCCGTGCCCGGACTTTCCTCCACCTATCGTTGGCAGGGGAAAATCGAACACACCCAGGAGATCCTGCTGATAATAAAGACGAGAAAAGTCCTGCGCGAGGACATAATACAGGCGGTGCGCCGCAAACACGCCTACAGCGTGCCTGAAACAGTTTTCTTAAACATTGACGAAGGCAATAAAGAATACCTGGACTGGCTGGGCGCCAACACGCTTTTTACCAGCAATATTTCAAAGGACAGGCCTGAACTCAACGAAATATGA
- a CDS encoding DUF4321 domain-containing protein, protein MKNILHVVVVIVVGALLGILFSKICNIWLPAGAIANLINTGIDTGLKPTTLDLNLIECTVGLVFKFNIASIAGIFISAVIYKQLIKG, encoded by the coding sequence ATGAAAAACATACTTCATGTGGTGGTGGTGATAGTGGTGGGGGCGCTTCTCGGAATTTTATTCAGCAAAATATGCAATATATGGCTGCCGGCCGGAGCGATAGCCAACCTTATAAACACCGGCATAGACACGGGGCTCAAACCGACCACACTGGACCTGAACCTGATAGAATGTACCGTGGGGCTGGTTTTCAAATTCAACATCGCAAGCATAGCCGGAATTTTCATCTCGGCGGTAATCTATAAACAGCTGATCAAGGGATGA
- a CDS encoding Maf family protein — translation MRHPRLILASKSPRRIKLLTLSGIKHRVIPSHIAEISSYKRPALIVRELAYKKALSVAVKYPGSPVLGSDTLVYCKNRVLGKPENKKEALRLLRLQNGSWQAVHTGVALIWLEKGVFLAGAEISRCKARRLKEAELKDMASKHLDKAGAYAVQDTDDIFIEKMEGRFDTVVGLSMNLVRKFMKKTGLKVKKATA, via the coding sequence ATGAGACATCCACGGCTTATACTTGCCTCCAAATCTCCGAGGCGCATAAAACTGCTGACGCTTTCCGGTATAAAACACCGCGTAATACCCAGCCATATCGCGGAAATCTCCTCCTACAAACGCCCCGCTCTTATAGTACGGGAACTGGCGTACAAAAAAGCGCTCAGCGTGGCCGTTAAATACCCGGGCTCGCCGGTGCTTGGCTCCGACACACTGGTTTACTGCAAGAACCGGGTGCTTGGCAAACCTGAAAACAAAAAAGAGGCGCTGCGGCTGCTGCGGCTGCAGAACGGTTCGTGGCAGGCTGTGCATACGGGCGTGGCCCTGATCTGGCTTGAAAAAGGCGTATTTCTGGCCGGCGCGGAAATTTCCCGCTGCAAAGCGCGCAGGTTGAAGGAGGCCGAACTTAAAGATATGGCCTCAAAGCACTTAGACAAGGCCGGAGCCTACGCCGTGCAGGACACAGATGATATTTTTATAGAAAAGATGGAAGGCCGTTTTGACACAGTGGTAGGGCTATCCATGAACCTGGTGCGTAAATTCATGAAGAAGACAGGGCTGAAGGTAAAAAAAGCAACGGCTTAG